GCCAGGAGGCCATCGACAAGACCAGGGCATTGGAGCTGGCCGATGAGTCAGCTACCAGATTTCCCCGCAGGAAGGCCTCGGACGATGCGACCGCAGTCCTGATCGAGTTCTCTGCGTAACCGCCGTTTCGCCGAGTGGCCGCCGTACTGCAGGAAAGTTGGATGAGACATGAAGGAAGACGACAACCTGCTGGAACTCAATCCATCCCAGCTGCGGAACCACCGCAATTGGACTGACGCCGAGCTGCCGGAAAGAGTCCAGACGCTCGTCCTCTCGCCGGTCGAGGACATCTCCCTGGACGCCGCGACACAGGCACTGAGCGAACTGATCAGCGCGCACGAGGGACTCCGCAGCCGCCTGTGCCACGACGACCACGGAATCCCGCGGCAGCGGGTGGTGTCAGCGGATGAGGCACTCGCCGACATCCACGACAGCATCGAGACGCGGCCCTACGAGCCCGGCGAGAACCTCTGGGGCACGGTTCCGGTCCAGCCACGGGAGTCGTCCGTCAAAGCGGTGTTCTACCTCGAGCGGGACCGCGTAGCGGCGATCAAACTGAGCCTTTCGCATGTCTTCGTCGATTCGCTCGGCAAGCAGGCGGTGACCGCGCACCTGGCCGAGCTGCTGCGGAGGAGCGGCAGCGCCGCGCCCGGCATCACACCGCAGGCGAGCACCTATGCGAAGGGCAACGAGCACCCGGACGTCCAGGAGAGCACCGCGTACTGGAAATCGGTGCTCGCGAACGCCCCGCGGTCGTGCACGTACGGCGCGGGGGAGCGGCCGGAGACCGAGCAGGCTCAGGTGAGTCAGGTGCCGTTGGGCCGGGACACCTCGGACCGCCTGGTGGCGACCTTCCGCAGGTTGCGCGTGTCTCCGCAGACCGCGTGGGTGGCCGCGCTCAGCACGGTGGTCAGCCTGTTGTCGGGCCAGCATCGCCACACGTTCAAGACCACCCACGGCAATCGTGCGCTGCCGGCGGACTTCCGGGCGGTCGCGCAGATCGCCCAGCCCTTCTTCTGCGTCGTGGACGGGGACCGCGAGGACACTCTCCGCAGGAGAGTGGAGAAGTCGGGCGAGGTGCTCGACGCAGCCGCCGGAAAGACCATGTACGACGCGAACGCACTCCTTGACTGGCTCAATTCCGAGGAGCGCTCCAGCGGCTCGGTGTTCCAGCCCGCCTTCGAAGTGAACTACGTACCGACGATCCGTCGCGCACACGCGTCGTTTCTCTACGGCCCCGCTCCGGAGCAGCTGCGGAACGTGACGATGCGATACGACCCGGCCGCGGGCAAGCCGGATCTGGCCCTCACCATTCGCCACTTGCCGGAGCCGCTCCTCCTGCTCACCGTGCGCGGCCCGCTGTGTGCGGAGCGGGATGCGCGGAAACT
The sequence above is a segment of the Streptomyces sp. Je 1-369 genome. Coding sequences within it:
- a CDS encoding condensation domain-containing protein, whose translation is MKEDDNLLELNPSQLRNHRNWTDAELPERVQTLVLSPVEDISLDAATQALSELISAHEGLRSRLCHDDHGIPRQRVVSADEALADIHDSIETRPYEPGENLWGTVPVQPRESSVKAVFYLERDRVAAIKLSLSHVFVDSLGKQAVTAHLAELLRRSGSAAPGITPQASTYAKGNEHPDVQESTAYWKSVLANAPRSCTYGAGERPETEQAQVSQVPLGRDTSDRLVATFRRLRVSPQTAWVAALSTVVSLLSGQHRHTFKTTHGNRALPADFRAVAQIAQPFFCVVDGDREDTLRRRVEKSGEVLDAAAGKTMYDANALLDWLNSEERSSGSVFQPAFEVNYVPTIRRAHASFLYGPAPEQLRNVTMRYDPAAGKPDLALTIRHLPEPLLLLTVRGPLCAERDARKLLDHGLTFLDALAEHPDLPISELGIPELGARGSLLYGHRSGVAIDPEMVRRLVLSAPGVTSCELTPRHMEDGSIELHARLTTRGVPDEKELRAQLRRAQPWYAGSIVPDVLVIEPDGEGAGESKEGA